In the Bradyrhizobium guangzhouense genome, one interval contains:
- a CDS encoding DsbA family protein — MSRRTLSQMIAVAGIRYMVGPAHADDAPTEADISREAILYDPAAPTAGNPKGDLTIVVFFDYNCPFCKQAEPELERLVKTDGKIRLVYKDWPILTPDSIKGAQWALAAKYQNRYDAAHLAMMGIPGPKIPAERMREAIAKSGVDMDRLDADLQAHGDEITKILRRNLAQADSLGLMGTPAYIVGQYRVTQALNYEGFKRVAADARARAAKK, encoded by the coding sequence ATCTCCAGACGCACGCTCTCCCAGATGATCGCCGTCGCGGGCATCCGCTACATGGTCGGCCCCGCGCACGCCGACGACGCACCCACCGAGGCGGACATATCGCGCGAAGCCATTCTCTACGATCCAGCCGCACCCACCGCGGGCAATCCGAAGGGCGATCTGACGATCGTGGTCTTCTTCGATTACAACTGTCCCTTCTGCAAACAGGCGGAGCCCGAACTCGAGCGGCTGGTGAAGACCGATGGCAAGATTCGCCTCGTCTACAAGGATTGGCCGATCCTCACGCCGGATTCCATCAAGGGTGCGCAGTGGGCGCTGGCCGCGAAGTATCAGAACCGCTACGACGCCGCGCATCTCGCGATGATGGGAATTCCCGGGCCGAAGATACCCGCCGAGCGGATGCGGGAAGCGATCGCGAAGTCCGGAGTCGATATGGACCGTCTGGATGCGGATCTTCAGGCCCACGGCGACGAGATCACCAAGATCCTGCGACGCAACCTTGCCCAAGCGGACTCGCTGGGGCTGATGGGCACGCCCGCCTACATCGTCGGTCAGTACCGTGTAACGCAAGCCCTGAACTACGAAGGCTTCAAGCGCGTCGCCGCCGACGCGCGCGCCCGCGCGGCAAAGAAATGA
- a CDS encoding cupin domain-containing protein codes for MRGFICGLAVVATLAIGAPASAGDLTSIELDPSGKAVAVKKEPGKLVSIPDIGGRPNKGFDYAALYQVPPNSIDIGKGINVMRGHVDARGSIALHEGPEEQTYVLYVISGTGTMSLNDKDGKAYGEIAYKPDDVILFQPHTWHAWVNGDTPFEFLGFDMQAKK; via the coding sequence ATGCGTGGTTTCATCTGTGGATTGGCTGTGGTTGCAACGCTCGCGATCGGTGCTCCGGCGTCCGCCGGCGATCTGACGAGCATTGAACTCGATCCCAGCGGCAAAGCGGTCGCGGTCAAGAAAGAGCCTGGGAAGCTCGTGTCGATTCCGGACATTGGCGGCAGACCGAACAAGGGGTTCGATTATGCGGCGCTCTATCAGGTCCCGCCGAACAGCATCGACATCGGCAAAGGCATCAACGTGATGCGCGGGCATGTCGACGCCAGAGGCTCGATCGCGCTGCACGAGGGACCGGAGGAGCAGACCTACGTTCTTTACGTCATCAGCGGCACCGGCACGATGTCGTTGAACGACAAGGACGGCAAGGCGTACGGCGAGATCGCCTACAAGCCGGACGACGTTATCCTGTTCCAGCCGCACACTTGGCACGCATGGGTCAATGGCGACACGCCGTTCGAATTCCTCGGCTTCGACATGCAGGCCAAAAAGTAA
- a CDS encoding glutathione S-transferase family protein, producing MSNVILHHYALSPYSEKVRLALGLKNITWSSVDIPVWTPRPKLTPMTGGYRKTPILQIGAEFYCDTLHILQAIEKLGQRGALYPKRQEAMAKAFGWWIEKSSFFNAVCLTIGNMPGIPQELIDERRPLFRVNLDPGELRSKRPLYLQRLDAQLAWLAEILSDGRKFILGDEPSAADLSAYHPLWFARQNGGTEVNDLIAFASVIDPWYKRVAAIGHGKSSEMTPDQAIEVARTSRPSEPDEWWPEAQNIGLRRGDWVSVTPDDYGNAVNGKLLAWTADEVVIRHEDPSVGEVNLRFPRVGFDTAPADRKAN from the coding sequence GTGTCCAATGTCATTCTGCACCATTACGCGCTCTCGCCCTACTCGGAGAAGGTGCGGCTCGCCCTGGGTCTGAAGAATATCACCTGGAGCTCCGTCGACATCCCGGTTTGGACGCCGCGCCCCAAGCTCACGCCGATGACCGGAGGCTATCGAAAAACCCCGATCCTCCAGATCGGTGCAGAGTTCTACTGCGACACGCTGCACATCCTTCAAGCGATCGAGAAATTGGGCCAGCGCGGCGCGCTCTATCCAAAACGGCAGGAAGCCATGGCAAAGGCTTTCGGCTGGTGGATCGAGAAGAGCTCGTTCTTCAACGCCGTATGCCTGACCATCGGCAACATGCCCGGGATTCCCCAGGAGCTGATCGACGAGCGGCGTCCGCTGTTTCGCGTCAACCTCGACCCCGGCGAATTGCGTTCCAAGCGTCCGCTCTACCTGCAGAGGCTTGACGCGCAACTCGCGTGGCTCGCCGAAATCCTCTCCGACGGCCGCAAGTTCATCCTCGGGGACGAACCGTCCGCCGCAGATCTGTCGGCCTATCATCCGCTGTGGTTTGCGCGGCAAAATGGCGGCACCGAGGTCAACGATCTGATCGCTTTCGCAAGCGTGATCGATCCCTGGTACAAGAGAGTAGCAGCCATCGGCCACGGCAAATCCTCGGAGATGACACCCGACCAGGCGATCGAGGTCGCGCGGACCAGCCGGCCGAGCGAGCCCGACGAGTGGTGGCCCGAGGCCCAGAACATCGGGCTCCGGCGCGGCGATTGGGTCAGTGTGACGCCGGACGACTATGGCAACGCCGTCAATGGAAAGTTGCTCGCCTGGACCGCCGACGAGGTGGTGATCCGGCACGAAGATCCCTCGGTGGGAGAAGTGAACCTGCGCTTCCCGCGTGTCGGCTTCGACACGGCTCCGGCGGATCGAAAGGCTAATTGA
- a CDS encoding MarR family winged helix-turn-helix transcriptional regulator: MTRLFVPFLKKLGVTYPQYLVLVVLWERGARGVGDLATALQMDLGSLSPMLKRLEAKGLVTRRRQADDERRVLVDLTPQGVSLRKRTEQMLGEFYCFLNMPLDELFDLKDRLRHFVKSAGPTETTTSSVRLPEPTL, from the coding sequence ATGACGCGCCTGTTCGTGCCTTTTCTCAAAAAGCTCGGCGTCACCTATCCGCAATATCTGGTTCTCGTGGTGCTTTGGGAGCGCGGGGCGCGAGGTGTCGGAGACCTGGCCACGGCCCTGCAAATGGACCTCGGCTCGCTCTCGCCGATGCTCAAGCGGCTCGAGGCCAAGGGGTTGGTGACACGGCGCCGGCAGGCCGACGATGAGCGGCGGGTGCTCGTCGACCTGACGCCTCAAGGGGTGTCGCTGCGCAAGCGAACCGAACAGATGCTCGGCGAGTTCTACTGCTTCCTGAACATGCCGCTGGACGAGCTTTTCGACCTGAAGGACCGGCTGCGTCATTTCGTGAAATCGGCCGGCCCGACGGAGACGACGACCTCCTCCGTCAGATTGCCAGAGCCAACGCTCTAA
- a CDS encoding ArsR/SmtB family transcription factor, producing MASLTFDPENFEKQAVEVAAILRALANERRLMILCKLVECGEDNVSSLAEAVGLSQSALSQHLAKMREEGLVAFRRESQTLWYRIADPRIEQLFATFYRLFCAPVRAKSR from the coding sequence ATGGCGTCCCTAACGTTTGATCCGGAAAACTTCGAGAAGCAGGCCGTCGAGGTTGCCGCCATCTTGCGGGCGCTGGCCAATGAGCGCCGGTTGATGATCCTGTGCAAGCTCGTTGAATGCGGCGAGGACAACGTGAGTTCCCTCGCTGAAGCCGTGGGCCTGTCGCAATCGGCCCTGTCCCAGCACCTTGCGAAAATGCGCGAGGAGGGGCTCGTCGCGTTCCGAAGGGAGAGCCAAACGCTCTGGTATCGCATTGCCGATCCGCGCATCGAGCAGCTCTTCGCCACGTTCTACAGGCTGTTTTGCGCGCCTGTCAGAGCGAAAAGCCGATAA
- a CDS encoding sulfite exporter TauE/SafE family protein encodes MLSLTQGALGVASGSLVGFSLGLVGGGGSILAVPLLIYLVGVADPHVAIGTSAIAVAANAAANLANHVRAGNVKWRCASVFALAGIAGAFLGSTLGKIIDGQNLLALFAIVMMVVGALMLRGRSGEGEPSVRLNRENLPKLVGLGLATGALSGFFGIGGGFLIVPALIAATGMPILYAVGSSLLAVTAFGLTTAANYAVSGLVDWSLAGLFIVGGVVGGLLGARSATSLAGRKGALNTVFAALIFAVAIYMLVRSLGLM; translated from the coding sequence ATGCTATCCCTGACCCAAGGCGCGCTTGGTGTCGCCTCCGGCTCGCTGGTCGGCTTCTCGCTCGGGCTGGTCGGAGGCGGCGGGTCGATTCTGGCCGTCCCGCTCCTGATCTATCTGGTCGGGGTGGCGGATCCTCATGTCGCGATCGGGACCAGCGCCATCGCGGTTGCGGCGAACGCTGCCGCCAACCTGGCGAACCATGTCCGCGCCGGCAACGTGAAGTGGCGCTGCGCCTCGGTGTTCGCGCTCGCCGGCATCGCCGGCGCCTTTCTTGGCTCCACTCTCGGCAAGATCATCGACGGTCAGAATCTTCTCGCCTTGTTCGCCATTGTCATGATGGTCGTGGGCGCGCTGATGCTGAGGGGCCGTTCCGGCGAGGGAGAGCCGTCGGTGAGGCTCAATCGGGAAAATCTTCCGAAGCTCGTGGGCTTGGGCCTCGCCACCGGCGCCTTGTCCGGCTTCTTCGGGATCGGCGGTGGCTTCCTGATCGTGCCCGCTCTGATCGCCGCCACCGGCATGCCGATCTTGTACGCGGTCGGCTCTTCTCTCCTGGCGGTCACCGCGTTCGGGCTGACAACTGCGGCCAACTACGCCGTGTCCGGCCTTGTGGATTGGTCTCTCGCGGGGCTGTTCATCGTCGGCGGCGTTGTTGGAGGGCTTCTCGGCGCCCGCTCCGCAACCTCCCTTGCTGGCCGCAAGGGCGCGTTGAACACCGTGTTTGCGGCGCTCATATTCGCGGTTGCGATCTACATGCTGGTACGGAGTCTCGGCCTGATGTGA
- the dsbD gene encoding protein-disulfide reductase DsbD — MPGFQRLSILLFVLMLPLAQAGAGTPPPADTAFQLKVSRDDAGLWLTWAIGPGSYLYRAMIVAKNAMPPGTPVAIQTPQGEPKDDPDFGPQEIYRNSAKAQIPSADLRGLREIAVTYQGCAEQYQICYPPVAKTIDLQTLAIKDRNENGATSSGSSSEFVDAPDVAGAPDDSLSTNATPTPDRDISSWVTLGGMLVSFFGFGVLLSFSPCTFPLVPIFFGLMARSQDHLSFGRGLVLAATFVGASASAYAALGAFAAWSGSGENLQILLQTPIALGAMSAVLVVLSLSMFGLFEIQLPASFVARISGVASEGSRGPLAAAAVLGFGSALIAGPCVTPPLASALLYVARTGDVARGMAALFVFGVGMGMPLLVFGALGPRFLPKPGRWLVRVRHAFGFILLAVAISIFSRVLSQQTTLQLWGGLATGVSVYFGTQFLMVQGRWRFASMGLASIALLIGSVLMIGSAGDDCLDATRILNRFVPRETASEAPVRTIRSVAALHDELAAARTDGKPLLLDFSAAWCVECRVMDAVLRTREVRARLQDFRMVRADVTVVNEASRALMKRFDIVGPPTILLFGTHGNVDPAVKIIGAVDANALLGKLTAANSGN, encoded by the coding sequence ATGCCGGGCTTTCAGCGACTATCGATCTTATTGTTCGTTCTCATGTTACCGCTCGCGCAGGCGGGGGCGGGAACGCCGCCTCCGGCCGACACAGCCTTCCAATTGAAGGTTTCGCGCGACGACGCCGGGCTGTGGCTCACCTGGGCGATAGGGCCGGGCAGCTATCTCTACCGCGCAATGATCGTCGCCAAGAACGCAATGCCCCCCGGGACCCCTGTCGCGATCCAAACTCCCCAGGGAGAACCGAAGGACGATCCCGATTTCGGGCCGCAGGAGATCTATCGGAATTCCGCGAAAGCCCAGATCCCATCTGCCGACCTGCGAGGGCTGCGCGAGATCGCAGTGACTTATCAGGGCTGTGCGGAACAATACCAAATCTGCTACCCGCCCGTCGCCAAGACGATCGACCTGCAGACGCTGGCCATCAAAGATCGAAACGAAAACGGCGCGACATCATCTGGATCCTCGTCAGAATTCGTGGACGCGCCGGACGTCGCGGGCGCACCGGACGATAGCCTTTCGACGAACGCGACGCCAACCCCTGACCGGGACATCTCCTCCTGGGTGACGCTCGGCGGCATGTTGGTCTCGTTCTTCGGGTTCGGCGTTCTGTTGTCGTTCTCACCCTGCACCTTCCCGCTGGTGCCGATCTTCTTTGGCCTGATGGCGAGGTCGCAGGACCATCTTTCGTTCGGTCGCGGTCTCGTTCTCGCGGCAACGTTCGTCGGCGCGTCGGCCTCGGCCTATGCGGCACTCGGCGCGTTCGCGGCCTGGTCCGGGTCTGGAGAGAACCTGCAAATCCTGCTGCAGACGCCGATCGCCCTCGGCGCAATGAGCGCCGTTCTCGTGGTCCTCTCGCTATCCATGTTCGGCCTGTTCGAGATCCAGCTGCCGGCCTCCTTCGTCGCGCGGATATCGGGCGTGGCCTCCGAAGGCAGTCGCGGGCCGTTGGCCGCCGCCGCCGTTCTCGGGTTCGGATCGGCGCTGATCGCCGGCCCCTGCGTGACACCTCCGCTTGCGAGCGCTCTGCTGTACGTCGCGCGGACCGGCGATGTCGCGCGTGGCATGGCTGCCCTTTTCGTGTTCGGCGTCGGCATGGGAATGCCGCTTCTGGTCTTCGGGGCGCTTGGACCACGCTTCCTGCCGAAGCCTGGTCGCTGGCTCGTCCGCGTCAGGCATGCCTTCGGGTTCATCCTGCTGGCCGTCGCGATCTCGATTTTCTCTCGCGTTTTGTCGCAGCAAACCACGCTGCAGCTCTGGGGCGGGCTCGCGACCGGCGTCTCCGTCTATTTCGGAACTCAATTCCTGATGGTGCAGGGCCGATGGCGCTTTGCTTCCATGGGCCTGGCGAGCATCGCGCTCCTGATCGGTTCGGTCCTGATGATCGGATCGGCAGGCGACGACTGCCTCGACGCGACCCGCATTCTCAATCGGTTCGTGCCTCGCGAGACCGCATCCGAAGCACCAGTCCGAACGATTCGATCGGTCGCCGCGCTGCACGACGAACTCGCCGCGGCCCGCACGGACGGAAAGCCCCTCTTGCTCGACTTCTCCGCCGCGTGGTGTGTCGAATGCAGGGTCATGGATGCCGTCCTGCGCACGCGTGAAGTACGTGCGCGGCTGCAGGATTTCAGAATGGTTCGTGCCGACGTAACCGTCGTCAACGAGGCAAGCCGAGCCCTTATGAAGCGCTTCGACATCGTCGGGCCGCCGACGATCCTGCTGTTTGGCACGCATGGAAACGTCGATCCCGCGGTCAAGATCATCGGTGCCGTCGATGCCAACGCCCTGCTCGGAAAACTGACAGCAGCCAACTCGGGCAACTGA
- a CDS encoding L,D-transpeptidase, with amino-acid sequence MTLRKQWCVCAAALLLPAALAGCVSDSDIMPKAAGATYAPTFDLRYGAVSDGAYTVAAVPVGDLKTRYMRQLVDDPTGQPAGTVVVDPKNRLLYLVQEGGKALRYGVGVGKEGMAWSGTANVAMKREWPRWTPTKDMISREPGKYSKWARGMEGGTQNPLGARALYLFKDGKDTLYRIHGTNEPWSIGQAMSSGCIRMMNQDVMDLYPRVPPGAKVVVLPATGVETAAFAG; translated from the coding sequence ATGACGCTTCGAAAACAATGGTGTGTGTGTGCTGCGGCACTGCTTCTGCCGGCCGCGCTGGCGGGCTGCGTTTCCGACTCGGACATCATGCCCAAGGCCGCGGGGGCGACCTACGCACCGACCTTCGACCTACGCTACGGCGCGGTCTCGGACGGCGCCTACACCGTTGCGGCCGTTCCCGTCGGCGATCTGAAGACCCGTTACATGCGTCAGCTCGTCGACGATCCGACCGGACAGCCAGCCGGAACCGTTGTCGTGGATCCGAAGAACCGCTTGCTCTACTTGGTGCAGGAAGGCGGCAAGGCGCTGCGCTATGGCGTTGGCGTTGGCAAGGAAGGCATGGCATGGTCGGGTACCGCCAATGTCGCGATGAAGCGCGAGTGGCCGCGTTGGACGCCGACCAAGGACATGATTTCGCGCGAGCCTGGCAAATACTCCAAGTGGGCCCGAGGCATGGAGGGCGGCACGCAGAACCCGCTCGGCGCGCGTGCGCTCTATTTGTTCAAGGATGGTAAGGACACACTGTACAGGATTCACGGCACCAACGAGCCATGGTCTATCGGCCAGGCGATGTCGTCCGGCTGCATTCGCATGATGAACCAGGACGTGATGGATCTCTATCCTCGCGTGCCGCCGGGAGCGAAGGTCGTGGTGCTTCCGGCGACTGGCGTCGAGACCGCCGCCTTCGCCGGATGA
- a CDS encoding putative quinol monooxygenase: MSDVDRRAFVGTTAVGLAAAIFSASSAEAAGQSGYFVIAEIVSKKDKADELRALLVPFAETSAKEPGCLVYTLMEVIGEPGRFLTFERWKDKAALDGHMVTPDIKAIVPKLEPVLAKPFTQIFLEARTGG; the protein is encoded by the coding sequence ATGTCGGACGTGGATCGGCGTGCTTTCGTGGGAACGACCGCGGTTGGATTGGCGGCCGCAATTTTCTCCGCCTCGTCGGCGGAAGCAGCAGGCCAGAGCGGCTACTTCGTGATCGCGGAAATCGTGTCCAAGAAGGACAAGGCGGATGAGCTGCGCGCCTTGCTCGTTCCCTTTGCCGAAACGTCGGCCAAGGAGCCGGGCTGTCTGGTCTACACGCTGATGGAAGTCATCGGTGAGCCGGGTCGCTTCCTGACCTTCGAGCGCTGGAAAGACAAGGCCGCTCTCGACGGCCACATGGTGACGCCGGACATCAAGGCGATCGTGCCCAAGCTCGAACCCGTGCTGGCAAAGCCGTTCACCCAGATTTTCCTCGAAGCGCGAACGGGCGGATAG
- a CDS encoding ATP-binding protein yields MLLAATGIVWLAAVVWIYVGTRDEVEHVLDTRLQEAARMVASLASSFDALPGASTSAALQPLGSYERQLSCQIWSLDGRMVAKSSGAPDQQLSPAASGFSDRIIDGEPWRVFSVEDADHNLRVMVGDRVGLRERLVTDLIKGLMWPALLIAPLLGAAIWTSVGQGLRPLRQMAQDLGAREPDDMRHVETERAPTEVRPLAVALNGLLSRVEAARRHEREVTAFAAHELRTPLAGLKTQAQVALAADDPKVLRGALEQIVTAVDRSSRLVRQLLTIARLDSEAVDAPLAPVAVGPILEEIVAATPRHERTTVTIDASVRALVLNTNADCLQLALRNLHENAMQYTSEGRVVWMARGNAIAIEDEGPGIPADELDQIGKRFFRGRLRSPIGSGLGLAIVKLALAKVGAKLTISNREGRSGTRSELTFDV; encoded by the coding sequence ATGCTGCTCGCAGCCACCGGGATCGTCTGGTTAGCGGCGGTCGTCTGGATCTACGTCGGAACCAGGGACGAAGTTGAGCATGTTCTCGACACGCGCCTGCAGGAGGCCGCGCGCATGGTGGCCTCTCTGGCATCCAGCTTCGATGCTCTCCCCGGGGCCTCGACTTCCGCCGCGCTGCAGCCCCTCGGCAGCTACGAACGTCAACTGTCATGCCAGATCTGGTCTCTCGATGGCCGCATGGTCGCGAAATCGAGCGGCGCACCCGATCAGCAGCTCTCACCCGCCGCCTCAGGGTTCTCGGACCGGATCATCGACGGCGAACCCTGGCGCGTGTTCTCGGTCGAGGATGCCGATCACAATCTCCGCGTGATGGTGGGGGACCGTGTTGGGCTGCGGGAGCGGCTGGTGACCGACCTGATCAAGGGGCTCATGTGGCCGGCGCTGCTGATCGCGCCGCTGCTCGGCGCGGCGATCTGGACGAGCGTGGGGCAGGGTCTTCGTCCCTTGCGGCAGATGGCTCAGGACCTCGGCGCGCGCGAGCCGGACGACATGCGGCACGTCGAAACCGAACGTGCTCCGACCGAGGTCAGGCCGCTCGCGGTCGCCCTGAACGGGCTTCTCAGCAGAGTGGAAGCCGCGCGTCGGCATGAACGCGAAGTGACTGCCTTCGCGGCGCACGAACTGCGCACGCCGCTGGCAGGCCTGAAGACGCAGGCCCAGGTGGCCTTGGCCGCCGACGACCCGAAGGTCTTGCGCGGGGCGCTCGAACAGATCGTGACAGCCGTCGACAGGAGCTCGCGCCTGGTGCGCCAACTGCTGACGATCGCAAGGCTGGACTCCGAAGCGGTCGATGCACCCTTGGCGCCGGTCGCGGTCGGTCCGATTCTCGAGGAGATCGTCGCCGCCACGCCAAGGCACGAACGGACGACGGTGACGATCGACGCCAGCGTCCGGGCCTTGGTGCTGAATACGAACGCCGACTGCCTCCAGCTCGCGCTGCGGAACCTGCACGAAAACGCGATGCAATACACCAGCGAGGGACGGGTCGTCTGGATGGCCCGGGGCAATGCCATCGCCATCGAGGACGAAGGGCCGGGGATCCCCGCCGACGAACTCGATCAAATCGGAAAGCGCTTCTTCCGGGGTAGACTGAGGAGCCCGATCGGAAGTGGGCTGGGCCTTGCCATCGTCAAGCTCGCGCTCGCCAAGGTCGGAGCGAAGCTCACCATATCGAACCGCGAAGGGCGCAGCGGCACTCGGTCGGAGCTGACGTTCGACGTCTGA
- a CDS encoding rhodanese-like domain-containing protein, protein MSLPTINPAQARNLVEKGAILIDIREADEHARERIVGARNLPLSKLDQADLAAHQGKQVIFHCKSGARTQINASRLASKLDRSCEAFIVAGGLDAWRKAGLPVESECR, encoded by the coding sequence ATGTCGTTACCCACCATCAATCCCGCACAAGCGCGTAATCTCGTCGAGAAGGGCGCGATCCTCATCGATATCCGCGAAGCCGATGAGCACGCCCGCGAACGGATCGTGGGCGCTCGGAACTTGCCTCTGTCGAAACTCGACCAGGCCGACCTAGCGGCGCATCAGGGCAAGCAGGTCATCTTCCACTGCAAGAGCGGCGCCCGCACACAGATCAATGCGTCCCGCCTCGCATCGAAGCTGGACCGAAGCTGCGAAGCCTTCATCGTGGCAGGCGGGCTCGACGCATGGCGCAAGGCGGGGCTGCCGGTTGAAAGCGAGTGCCGTTGA
- a CDS encoding response regulator: MRILVVEDDPILADGLRAGLSLTGATVDAVETCEDADHALAASHYSAVVLDIMLPDGSGLDLLRRLRGRRDATPVLLLTARDSVGDKVSGLDSGADDYLAKPFDLDELAARLRAIVRREGGRAAPAMTHGAIVLSPADLSVTVAGEPINLSRREFAILAALMERPEQVRSRAELEERLYGWQEDVESNAVEVHIHNLRNKIGKDAIQTLRGVGYRMGTGR; the protein is encoded by the coding sequence ATGCGCATACTTGTGGTCGAAGACGATCCCATCCTGGCCGACGGTCTGCGGGCGGGTCTGTCGTTGACGGGTGCGACGGTCGACGCGGTCGAAACTTGCGAGGACGCCGACCACGCGCTGGCGGCGTCGCACTACTCCGCGGTCGTGCTCGACATCATGCTGCCGGATGGAAGCGGTCTGGATCTGCTGCGCAGGCTCCGGGGTCGGCGGGACGCAACGCCCGTCCTGCTTCTGACCGCGCGTGACAGCGTCGGCGACAAGGTTTCGGGGCTGGATTCAGGGGCCGACGACTATCTGGCGAAACCATTCGATCTGGATGAACTGGCTGCGCGCTTGCGCGCCATTGTCCGCCGGGAAGGCGGTCGTGCGGCTCCGGCCATGACCCACGGCGCCATTGTGCTCTCGCCTGCTGATCTCTCCGTGACCGTCGCAGGTGAGCCGATCAACCTGTCGCGTCGCGAGTTCGCGATCCTGGCGGCGCTCATGGAGCGTCCGGAGCAGGTCCGGTCGCGCGCCGAACTTGAGGAGCGCCTCTACGGATGGCAAGAGGACGTCGAAAGCAACGCGGTCGAGGTTCACATCCATAATCTCCGCAACAAGATCGGCAAAGACGCGATCCAGACGCTGCGCGGCGTAGGCTATCGGATGGGGACGGGCCGATGA
- a CDS encoding MBL fold metallo-hydrolase: MSRPIIRSFFDEPTNTVSYLVGDPATKKAAIIDPVLDYDHSSGEADTRSVEAMLKAAEDAGNIIEWVLETHAHADHLSGAPFIKAKTGAKIGIGEHIKDVQRIFRPIFNATDVKTDGSDFDHLFRDGERFKVGELEVEVLYTPGHTPADISYKIEDAVFVGDTLFMPDYGTARADFPGGDAHRLYRSIKRLLALSPETRLFMCHDYKAPGRDTFAWETTVREQRENNVHVKDGVSEDEFVAMRQARDTKLSAPKLLLPSIQVNIRAGKFPPAEANGVRYLAIPVKLRGGAQTWV; the protein is encoded by the coding sequence ATGTCACGACCCATCATCCGATCATTCTTCGACGAGCCGACCAACACGGTGAGCTACCTGGTCGGCGATCCCGCAACCAAAAAGGCCGCCATCATCGACCCGGTGCTCGACTACGACCACAGTTCGGGTGAGGCGGACACGCGATCCGTCGAGGCGATGCTGAAGGCTGCGGAAGATGCCGGCAACATCATCGAATGGGTGCTGGAGACGCACGCGCATGCCGACCATCTCTCGGGCGCGCCGTTCATCAAGGCAAAGACTGGCGCGAAGATCGGCATCGGGGAGCACATCAAGGATGTCCAACGCATCTTCCGGCCGATCTTCAACGCCACCGACGTGAAGACCGACGGCAGCGATTTCGATCATCTGTTCCGCGACGGCGAGCGCTTCAAGGTCGGCGAACTCGAGGTCGAGGTTCTCTATACGCCGGGGCACACGCCGGCAGACATCTCCTACAAGATCGAGGATGCGGTGTTCGTCGGCGACACTCTGTTCATGCCCGACTACGGCACCGCACGCGCCGACTTCCCCGGCGGCGATGCTCACAGGCTTTACCGTTCGATCAAGCGGCTGCTGGCGCTGTCGCCGGAAACGCGGCTGTTCATGTGTCACGATTACAAGGCCCCCGGCCGTGATACTTTCGCGTGGGAGACCACGGTACGCGAGCAGCGCGAGAACAACGTCCACGTCAAAGACGGCGTATCGGAAGACGAGTTCGTGGCCATGCGGCAGGCGCGCGACACCAAACTGTCGGCACCGAAGCTGCTACTGCCTTCCATTCAGGTCAACATCCGCGCCGGCAAATTCCCGCCGGCCGAAGCCAACGGGGTGCGCTATCTCGCGATCCCCGTGAAACTCAGGGGCGGCGCGCAGACCTGGGTGTAG